From a single Jatrophihabitans sp. genomic region:
- a CDS encoding dihydrofolate reductase family protein, which yields MRSVTCQLAVSLDGFIAGPNQSLENPLGEGGMRLHEWVFSTASWRAQHGLDGGEHNTDSEVVAESTQGVGAYIMGRKMFGGGEGAWQESWTGWWGDEPPYHAPVFVLSHHPRQPLVMQGGTTFTFVNDGIEAALELARAAAGDQNVAIAGGANTVQQYLAAGLLDELHLHLVPVVLGAGERLLVDVGNPMLQPTQVIASPAVTHLKYRVVR from the coding sequence GTGCGATCGGTCACCTGCCAGCTCGCGGTGTCACTCGACGGTTTCATCGCCGGGCCGAACCAGAGCCTGGAGAATCCGCTCGGCGAGGGCGGGATGCGCCTGCATGAGTGGGTGTTCTCGACCGCCAGCTGGCGCGCGCAGCACGGCCTGGACGGCGGTGAGCACAACACTGACTCCGAGGTCGTCGCCGAATCCACCCAAGGAGTGGGCGCCTACATCATGGGACGCAAGATGTTCGGCGGTGGCGAGGGGGCCTGGCAGGAGAGCTGGACAGGTTGGTGGGGGGACGAACCGCCCTACCACGCGCCGGTCTTCGTGCTGAGCCACCATCCGCGCCAGCCGCTGGTGATGCAGGGCGGCACCACCTTCACCTTCGTCAACGACGGCATCGAGGCCGCGCTCGAACTGGCCCGAGCAGCTGCCGGCGACCAGAACGTCGCGATCGCCGGTGGCGCCAACACCGTCCAGCAGTACCTGGCGGCCGGCCTGCTCGACGAGCTGCACCTGCACCTGGTCCCGGTCGTCCTGGGCGCCGGCGAGCGGTTGCTGGTCGACGTCGGAAACCCGATGCTGCAGCCGACGCAGGTGATCGCCTCACCGGCTGTCACCCACCTGAAGTACCGGGTGGTGCGCTAG
- a CDS encoding maleylpyruvate isomerase family mycothiol-dependent enzyme, translated as MAASPADTQLKELITAERRELAAVLSGLPEESWNAPTLCSQWRVREVVAHMEMLYGYSAARFLSELARSGGRFHRMVDRCARRDGSAPPGQLVSVMADSAESARKAAGVGYEGTLTHDVIHGLDVTVGLGLDRRVPEDRLRVVLDAVTKPKSLKHFGAALDGVELRAEDLDWSFGTGEPVFGAAQDLALVICGRRLPAGRLRGGPSLRFTDS; from the coding sequence ATGGCAGCGTCGCCGGCGGACACCCAGCTGAAGGAACTGATCACGGCCGAGCGCCGGGAGTTGGCCGCGGTGCTCAGCGGCCTGCCGGAGGAGTCCTGGAACGCCCCGACGCTGTGCTCGCAATGGCGGGTGCGTGAGGTGGTCGCGCACATGGAGATGCTCTACGGCTACTCCGCGGCGCGGTTTCTGTCCGAGCTGGCCAGGTCGGGCGGGCGCTTCCACCGGATGGTCGACCGTTGCGCTCGGCGAGACGGCTCGGCGCCGCCGGGTCAGCTGGTGTCGGTGATGGCTGACTCCGCGGAGTCGGCGCGCAAGGCGGCGGGTGTCGGGTACGAGGGGACGTTGACGCATGACGTGATCCACGGCCTGGACGTCACTGTGGGGCTGGGCCTGGACCGGCGGGTGCCCGAGGATCGGCTGCGGGTCGTCCTGGACGCCGTCACCAAACCCAAGTCGCTCAAGCACTTCGGCGCCGCGCTGGACGGCGTCGAGCTGCGCGCTGAGGACCTCGACTGGTCTTTTGGAACGGGGGAGCCGGTGTTCGGCGCGGCTCAGGACCTGGCTCTGGTGATCTGCGGACGCAGGTTGCCGGCCGGGCGGCTGCGCGGCGGGCCGAGCCTGCGGTTCACCGACTCCTGA
- a CDS encoding SRPBCC domain-containing protein, with the protein MSDVQSEPGELVYTRVFEAPRELVFRCMIEPEHLTHFWGPVGMSTPLQSITVDARPGGVFETVMVNDGDGSQYPTRAVYVEVVEPERLVWNEPGSGMRTTSSFSDLGGSRTEVRIHQANVPEAYRSPQAQAGFASSLDRFAGYLQSLTADARPASDG; encoded by the coding sequence ATGAGCGACGTCCAATCCGAACCTGGCGAACTCGTCTACACCCGGGTCTTCGAGGCGCCCCGAGAGCTGGTGTTCCGCTGCATGATCGAACCGGAGCACCTGACCCATTTCTGGGGGCCCGTCGGGATGAGCACGCCCCTGCAGAGCATCACCGTCGACGCGCGCCCGGGCGGGGTGTTCGAGACCGTCATGGTCAACGACGGCGACGGCAGCCAGTACCCGACCCGGGCGGTCTACGTCGAGGTCGTGGAGCCCGAGAGGCTGGTGTGGAACGAGCCGGGCAGCGGGATGAGGACCACCTCGAGCTTCTCCGACCTCGGCGGCTCCCGCACCGAGGTGCGGATCCACCAGGCCAACGTGCCGGAGGCGTACCGCAGCCCGCAGGCTCAAGCCGGCTTCGCCTCGTCGCTGGATCGCTTCGCCGGCTACCTGCAGTCCCTCACCGCCGACGCCCGACCCGCCTCAGATGGCTGA
- a CDS encoding DNA polymerase III subunit delta, which translates to MPPAAGSAADPAIAPLTLVVGDEEFLISRALEDLRNAVLAEDPDAEVHEAEAGVVEPAELLQLLSPSLFGGRRLVVLRSAQDLPAARVQTIVPLLLDTDPDSTVVVQHLGGAKGKAVLDAVRKAKPAEIACAKMSRAEDRRAFLRSEVRRFRGRITPEAAAALMEAVGSDLREISATAAQLVGDSGGSIDVDAVAAYHRGKAEVSGFAVADQAVVGNVAGAVTNLRWALNVGVPAVVIADALADGVRTVARVLGAGPGDPFRLAPALGMPPWKVKRARTQAGGWTEPGLRHALGVVAALNADVKGAAADPAYALESAVRRIAAARSER; encoded by the coding sequence GTGCCACCCGCCGCCGGAAGTGCCGCTGACCCTGCGATTGCCCCGCTGACCCTGGTCGTGGGGGATGAGGAGTTCCTGATCAGCCGCGCGCTGGAGGACCTGCGCAACGCCGTTCTCGCCGAGGACCCCGACGCCGAGGTGCACGAGGCCGAAGCCGGCGTGGTCGAGCCGGCCGAGTTGCTGCAGCTGCTGAGCCCGTCGCTGTTCGGCGGCCGCCGGCTGGTGGTGCTGCGCTCGGCTCAGGACCTGCCGGCAGCCCGGGTGCAGACGATCGTGCCGCTGCTGCTGGACACCGACCCCGACTCGACGGTCGTCGTCCAGCACCTGGGCGGCGCGAAGGGCAAGGCGGTGCTCGACGCCGTCCGCAAGGCCAAGCCGGCCGAGATCGCCTGCGCCAAGATGAGCCGGGCCGAGGACCGGCGCGCGTTTCTGCGCAGCGAGGTGCGCCGGTTCCGCGGCCGGATCACCCCCGAGGCCGCGGCGGCGCTGATGGAGGCGGTCGGCAGCGACCTGCGCGAGATCTCGGCGACGGCGGCCCAGTTGGTCGGCGACAGCGGCGGCTCCATCGACGTCGACGCGGTCGCGGCCTACCACCGGGGCAAGGCCGAGGTCAGCGGGTTCGCGGTCGCCGACCAGGCGGTGGTCGGCAACGTCGCCGGCGCGGTGACCAACCTGCGCTGGGCGCTGAACGTCGGGGTTCCGGCGGTGGTGATCGCCGACGCGCTCGCCGACGGGGTGCGGACGGTGGCCCGGGTGCTCGGCGCGGGGCCGGGCGATCCGTTCCGGCTGGCCCCGGCGCTGGGCATGCCGCCCTGGAAGGTCAAGCGGGCCCGGACCCAGGCCGGTGGCTGGACCGAGCCGGGGCTGCGGCATGCGTTAGGCGTGGTCGCTGCTTTGAACGCCGACGTCAAGGGAGCGGCCGCCGACCCGGCCTACGCGCTGGAGTCGGCGGTGCGCCGGATCGCCGCCGCCCGCAGCGAGCGCTGA
- a CDS encoding metalloregulator ArsR/SmtB family transcription factor, with product MTVTDDQLDATFTALADPTRRAMVARLARADATVNELAEPFDLSLPAISKHLKVLERCGLISRTRQAQFRPCHLEREALDSALDWIEQNRRVWTQRFDKLDEHLRHLQHPTTTHERPTDEKGMAP from the coding sequence ATGACCGTGACAGACGACCAGCTCGACGCCACCTTCACCGCGCTGGCCGATCCGACCCGCCGCGCGATGGTGGCCCGGCTGGCCCGAGCGGACGCCACGGTCAACGAGCTGGCCGAGCCGTTCGACCTGAGCCTGCCCGCGATCTCCAAGCACCTCAAGGTGCTCGAACGCTGCGGGCTCATCTCACGCACCCGGCAGGCCCAGTTCCGGCCCTGCCACCTCGAGCGAGAGGCGCTGGACTCGGCCCTGGACTGGATCGAGCAGAACCGGCGGGTCTGGACGCAGCGCTTCGACAAGCTCGACGAGCACCTGCGCCACCTCCAGCACCCCACCACAACCCACGAACGCCCCACTGACGAAAAGGGAATGGCCCCATGA